A region of Methermicoccus shengliensis DSM 18856 DNA encodes the following proteins:
- the mtrH gene encoding tetrahydromethanopterin S-methyltransferase subunit H, translating into MFKYDKKQEVFEFGKTKVGGQIGEYPTVCVGSMFYTGHKIVQDDEKGIFDKDAAEELWNKQAEMSDITGLPCMNQIVGETPEAIARYIDWFASIDSETAFLIDSSVADVRVAAAKYCDEVGLSHRAIYNSINASADEKEIEGIRESNIDAAIVLAFNVLDSTVKGKMTILEGDGETKGMLELARECGIKRPLIDVAALPLGAGAGATVRSVIAVKGHLGLPTGGGFHNTASAWDWMKTFKKEHKEAYPPVDVGTNLVSQVMGADFLLYGPIGNAVKVFPAVAMVDIMLAETAVELGLEIKDENHPYYKLV; encoded by the coding sequence ATGTTTAAGTACGACAAGAAACAAGAGGTATTCGAGTTTGGAAAGACCAAGGTGGGAGGCCAGATAGGAGAGTATCCCACCGTGTGTGTGGGCTCGATGTTCTACACAGGCCACAAGATCGTCCAGGACGACGAGAAGGGCATATTCGACAAGGACGCAGCTGAGGAGCTGTGGAACAAGCAGGCAGAGATGAGCGATATCACGGGCTTGCCCTGCATGAATCAGATAGTGGGCGAGACGCCAGAGGCAATAGCGAGGTACATAGACTGGTTCGCGAGCATAGACAGTGAGACTGCGTTCCTCATCGACTCGAGCGTCGCAGACGTGAGGGTGGCGGCAGCCAAGTACTGCGATGAGGTGGGGCTATCCCACAGGGCAATATATAACTCCATCAACGCCTCGGCAGACGAGAAGGAGATAGAGGGTATAAGGGAATCGAACATCGATGCCGCTATCGTGCTCGCCTTCAACGTGCTGGACTCCACTGTGAAGGGCAAGATGACGATACTCGAGGGTGATGGAGAGACCAAGGGCATGCTGGAGCTCGCAAGGGAGTGCGGCATAAAGCGCCCCCTCATCGATGTGGCAGCCCTGCCACTGGGCGCAGGCGCAGGGGCGACCGTGAGGTCAGTGATAGCCGTCAAGGGTCACCTCGGGCTTCCCACGGGCGGCGGGTTCCACAACACGGCGAGCGCATGGGACTGGATGAAGACGTTCAAGAAGGAGCACAAGGAGGCGTATCCACCAGTGGATGTGGGCACCAACCTCGTCTCTCAGGTGATGGGTGCGGACTTCCTGCTCTACGGTCCCATAGGCAACGCCGTGAAGGTGTTCCCTGCGGTTGCCATGGTGGACATCATGCTCGCGGAGACCGCTGTGGAGCTCGGGCTGGAAATCAAGGACGAGAACCACCCCTACTACAAGCTCGTGTGA
- the mtrG gene encoding tetrahydromethanopterin S-methyltransferase subunit MtrG gives MDDGIVPSVVVDQADYRQVTERLDALEEKVEFVHAEIAQRAGKRVGRDIGIVYGLSIGTILFLVYLMVKAAFFG, from the coding sequence ATGGACGATGGCATAGTACCCAGTGTGGTGGTGGACCAAGCAGACTACAGGCAGGTGACCGAGAGGCTGGATGCCTTGGAGGAAAAGGTGGAGTTCGTGCATGCCGAGATTGCTCAGCGGGCTGGAAAGCGCGTGGGCAGGGACATCGGCATAGTGTATGGTCTCAGCATCGGAACCATCTTGTTCCTCGTGTACCTGATGGTCAAAGCAGCGTTCTTTGGGTGA
- a CDS encoding tetrahydromethanopterin S-methyltransferase subunit F encodes MAEEGQREEQVYDRGVPTVLAPPMVGLNDIVEKIRYRAQIIARTQKLESGVSATEALGFVLGFLLAVLLVLVPVAYWVV; translated from the coding sequence ATGGCAGAGGAAGGGCAGAGGGAGGAGCAGGTGTACGATCGGGGTGTTCCCACTGTGCTCGCTCCTCCGATGGTTGGTCTGAACGACATCGTGGAAAAGATACGCTATCGGGCACAGATCATAGCAAGAACTCAGAAGCTCGAGTCTGGAGTGAGTGCCACTGAGGCGCTGGGCTTCGTGCTCGGCTTTCTGCTGGCAGTGCTGTTGGTGCTCGTTCCCGTGGCATATTGGGTGGTGTGA
- the mtrA gene encoding tetrahydromethanopterin S-methyltransferase subunit A: MAEKASPAEGWPIIVGEYAVGDPQSCVAVTTLGSHLSDFPVKAGAAMAGPTKTENIGIERLVANVISNPNIRFLIVAGAEVKGHITGDAIINLHKNGVKDSRIVGAKGAIPYIENLPPEAIERFQKQVEIIEMIGTEDEAAITKAIQDAIARDPGAYPEPPMLVELAVEEAAAEEEYEGYRPMAAELATIRARFEELDRQIAEIGMLNKYTAGMYAGKIEGMMIGLVISLVILGLLSGGI; this comes from the coding sequence ATGGCAGAGAAGGCAAGCCCTGCAGAGGGATGGCCCATCATCGTGGGAGAGTATGCCGTGGGAGACCCCCAGTCGTGTGTTGCAGTGACCACACTCGGCTCACACCTCAGCGACTTTCCAGTGAAGGCTGGAGCCGCCATGGCCGGTCCCACCAAGACAGAGAACATCGGCATCGAGAGGCTGGTCGCCAACGTGATATCCAACCCCAACATCAGGTTCCTCATCGTGGCTGGAGCCGAGGTGAAGGGGCATATCACGGGTGACGCCATCATCAACCTGCACAAGAATGGCGTGAAGGATAGCCGAATCGTGGGCGCAAAGGGTGCAATCCCCTACATAGAGAACCTGCCCCCAGAGGCAATCGAGAGGTTCCAGAAGCAGGTGGAAATCATAGAGATGATAGGCACCGAGGACGAGGCCGCGATTACCAAGGCGATACAGGATGCGATAGCCAGGGACCCAGGTGCCTATCCTGAGCCCCCCATGCTGGTGGAGCTGGCGGTGGAGGAGGCAGCTGCCGAGGAGGAATACGAGGGCTACCGTCCGATGGCAGCAGAGCTCGCCACCATCCGAGCCCGTTTCGAGGAGCTCGACAGGCAGATAGCAGAGATAGGCATGCTCAACAAATACACCGCTGGCATGTATGCTGGCAAGATTGAGGGCATGATGATAGGGCTGGTGATTTCCCTCGTGATACTCGGGCTCTTATCAGGAGGGATATGA
- a CDS encoding tetrahydromethanopterin S-methyltransferase subunit B, translating into MALVRAVPELHLVVDPLTGLLAKERKDVILYELEPVMNAIDELDKIADDLMNSLAPDAPLLNSWPHREKTSWYAGIITNSFYGFIFGLLLSFVVILVLYYTRVASMGGV; encoded by the coding sequence ATGGCGCTGGTGAGAGCTGTTCCAGAGCTCCATCTGGTGGTCGACCCCCTCACGGGGTTGCTCGCCAAGGAGCGCAAGGACGTCATTCTGTATGAGCTCGAGCCCGTGATGAATGCCATCGACGAGCTCGATAAAATAGCGGATGACCTGATGAACTCTCTTGCGCCCGATGCCCCCCTGCTGAACTCCTGGCCCCACAGGGAGAAGACCTCGTGGTATGCGGGCATCATCACCAACTCCTTCTATGGGTTCATCTTCGGGCTTCTGCTGTCGTTCGTGGTAATACTCGTGCTGTACTACACACGTGTGGCATCCATGGGAGGGGTGTGA
- the mtrC gene encoding tetrahydromethanopterin S-methyltransferase subunit MtrC, translating into MSAQAGGNGHSEIGAKQTAPLGIIGGLVCMYLVGLNDILGVDTFSFFGGFAAICAAVWGADAVARISQYGLGTGIPSIGILSVGMGIIASLFGLSVSYRTGIGFAGPLLSFATACGIGFVIGVVANRVIKMRIPTLEQATTEVGGAAALTLTGLSTLIGGSIMFDAITTRVIDNGFVGMVLIIGALAILHPFNACLGPDETRIRTLTLAVVTSSIAMFFCGLGSFATLSFTAAALSTVLGVLIWVVAFKRYFRLVKRDAYAVLGTGMLPEVEEM; encoded by the coding sequence ATGAGTGCGCAGGCAGGAGGCAATGGACACAGTGAGATAGGAGCAAAGCAGACCGCCCCCCTCGGAATCATCGGGGGTCTGGTGTGCATGTACCTCGTGGGCCTGAACGACATCCTTGGCGTGGACACGTTCTCCTTCTTTGGTGGGTTTGCCGCGATATGTGCTGCCGTGTGGGGCGCAGATGCTGTGGCGAGAATCAGCCAGTATGGTCTGGGCACGGGCATTCCCTCCATCGGCATCCTCTCGGTGGGCATGGGAATCATTGCCTCGCTGTTCGGGCTTTCGGTGTCCTACAGGACTGGCATCGGGTTTGCGGGACCCCTGCTGTCGTTTGCCACGGCGTGTGGCATCGGCTTCGTGATTGGGGTGGTCGCCAACCGAGTGATAAAGATGAGGATACCCACCCTCGAGCAGGCAACCACCGAGGTGGGTGGCGCTGCTGCCCTCACCCTGACTGGCCTTAGCACTCTCATCGGAGGCAGCATCATGTTCGATGCTATCACCACAAGGGTGATAGACAACGGCTTTGTGGGCATGGTGCTCATAATAGGGGCACTCGCCATACTGCACCCGTTCAACGCCTGCTTGGGTCCAGACGAGACAAGGATACGAACACTCACCCTCGCCGTGGTCACGAGTTCGATTGCCATGTTCTTCTGTGGCCTGGGGTCGTTTGCCACCCTGAGCTTCACGGCTGCCGCCCTGAGCACAGTCCTGGGCGTCCTCATATGGGTGGTGGCGTTCAAGCGCTACTTCAGGCTCGTCAAGCGGGACGCCTATGCGGTGCTGGGTACTGGAATGCTACCAGAAGTGGAGGAGATGTAG
- the mtrD gene encoding tetrahydromethanopterin S-methyltransferase subunit D encodes MIDPITLILGITLGGVLVCFAVHFIPVGGAPAAMAQTTGIGTGTTMLATGSGLTGLVSAGFMLNAVGAGVDQMALVLASGAVGAMLMLDFTMLIANAIYVWGVGVVPASAKVKYDPITKDRQDLYVSQGTEGHGMPTVCFVSGTLGALFGGVGGSLVYWMLYHVSADPAMSGIFAIGIFLVNSVIASYNIGGTIEGFHDPKFKRLPKAVVASLVATFLCALIAIYVVPGGAVL; translated from the coding sequence ATGATAGATCCCATCACCCTCATACTTGGCATAACGCTGGGCGGCGTGCTGGTGTGCTTTGCGGTGCACTTCATACCAGTGGGCGGCGCCCCAGCGGCAATGGCACAGACCACTGGAATAGGCACGGGCACCACAATGCTGGCAACGGGCTCTGGGCTCACGGGGCTCGTGAGCGCTGGGTTCATGCTCAACGCCGTGGGCGCTGGAGTTGACCAGATGGCGCTCGTGCTCGCCTCTGGGGCAGTGGGCGCGATGCTCATGCTCGACTTCACGATGCTCATTGCCAACGCCATATATGTGTGGGGTGTGGGCGTGGTGCCCGCATCTGCTAAAGTGAAGTATGACCCCATCACGAAGGACAGGCAGGACCTGTACGTCTCGCAGGGCACCGAGGGCCATGGCATGCCCACGGTGTGCTTTGTGAGCGGCACGCTGGGTGCGCTGTTCGGTGGCGTGGGCGGCTCCCTCGTGTACTGGATGCTGTACCACGTGAGCGCTGACCCCGCCATGTCTGGCATATTCGCAATCGGCATCTTCCTCGTGAACTCCGTGATAGCCTCGTACAACATAGGAGGCACCATCGAGGGCTTCCATGACCCCAAGTTCAAGAGGCTGCCCAAGGCAGTGGTCGCCTCGCTCGTGGCGACGTTTCTGTGTGCCCTCATCGCAATATACGTGGTTCCCGGAGGTGCGGTGCTATGA
- the mtrE gene encoding tetrahydromethanopterin S-methyltransferase subunit E, giving the protein MDILLEMGLVAIMGAAATVAGAAEDLESDIGSQSNPNSQVQLAPQMGKPHRIFNKAISGEPPAYGLWCSSGAVVTSVLLGANVSPLMAIAVGALMGSIALGLFAITPYLGRSASQRRYKQPIYLDVIRNHLFGIMGHGYIAIFCILIISYIMHVLLAHPFPIPLLALIWGITVGAIASSTGDVHYGSEREFQNYEFGSGLNAANSGDIVRRAEAGLRSSIDNAWFCAKYGGPATGLTFGLTVFIDNWRTTLLHPTAGLGWYAVALGVGVVVLTILLNRLIELHARNTFGPYKQDNTEAAA; this is encoded by the coding sequence ATGGACATCTTACTCGAGATGGGTCTTGTTGCAATCATGGGGGCAGCTGCGACGGTGGCTGGAGCTGCCGAGGACCTTGAGTCGGACATAGGCTCCCAGAGCAACCCGAACTCACAGGTTCAGCTCGCACCCCAGATGGGCAAGCCCCACAGGATATTCAACAAGGCGATATCGGGTGAGCCACCAGCCTATGGGCTGTGGTGCTCATCTGGTGCGGTCGTCACCTCAGTGCTGCTCGGTGCGAATGTGTCTCCCCTCATGGCGATCGCCGTGGGTGCGCTCATGGGCTCCATTGCCCTCGGGCTGTTTGCCATCACACCCTATCTTGGAAGGTCGGCGAGCCAGAGGAGGTACAAGCAACCCATATACCTCGACGTAATCAGAAACCACCTGTTTGGCATCATGGGACATGGGTACATCGCGATATTCTGCATACTGATCATCTCCTACATCATGCACGTGCTGCTCGCCCACCCCTTCCCCATCCCGCTCCTCGCTCTCATATGGGGAATAACGGTGGGGGCAATCGCCTCGTCCACGGGCGACGTTCACTATGGCTCAGAGAGGGAGTTTCAGAACTACGAGTTCGGCTCTGGGCTCAACGCCGCCAACTCTGGCGACATCGTGAGGCGTGCGGAGGCAGGGCTTCGAAGCTCCATCGACAACGCATGGTTCTGTGCCAAGTATGGAGGGCCCGCCACAGGACTCACGTTCGGGCTCACCGTGTTCATTGACAACTGGAGAACTACGCTGCTTCACCCCACCGCAGGGCTGGGCTGGTATGCAGTGGCACTGGGTGTGGGCGTGGTGGTGCTCACCATTCTGCTCAACAGGCTCATCGAGCTGCATGCCAGAAACACGTTCGGACCATACAAGCAGGACAACACGGAGGCGGCCGCATGA
- the hemB gene encoding porphobilinogen synthase, with product MFPTTRMRRLRRAKFRRLVAQTVLLPSDLIYPIFVDERLESRREIPSMPGQYRLPINEVAHEVRQCMEMGIGGVILFGIPSHKDELGSSAWGEGDVVQRAVRHIRSELGDEPLVITDVCMCEYTSHGHCGVLREGEVDNDSTLEYLKRIAVSHARAGADIVAPSGMMDGMVRAIRCGLDEAGYKDVAIMSYAAKYASSMYSPFRDAADSAYAFGDRRSYQMDVRNSDEALREVELDIAEGADIVMVKPALGYLDIVRRVKERFSVPTAAYSVSGEYSMVRAASLRGWIDEKEVVDELLHCIRRAGADIIITYFAKEWAEAWTST from the coding sequence ATGTTTCCCACCACCAGAATGAGAAGACTGAGGCGGGCAAAGTTCAGGAGGCTCGTGGCACAGACCGTGCTGTTGCCGTCCGACCTGATATATCCCATCTTCGTGGATGAGAGGCTCGAGAGCCGAAGGGAAATCCCCTCCATGCCCGGGCAATACAGGCTGCCCATCAATGAGGTGGCACACGAGGTCAGACAGTGCATGGAAATGGGAATCGGGGGCGTGATACTGTTTGGCATCCCCTCCCACAAGGACGAGCTGGGCTCGAGTGCGTGGGGTGAGGGAGACGTGGTGCAGAGGGCAGTGAGGCACATACGCTCCGAGCTTGGCGACGAGCCCCTCGTGATTACCGATGTGTGCATGTGCGAGTACACCTCCCATGGGCACTGCGGGGTGCTGCGGGAAGGGGAGGTGGACAACGATTCCACCCTCGAGTACCTGAAGAGGATAGCGGTGAGCCATGCACGGGCAGGAGCAGACATCGTGGCACCCTCTGGCATGATGGATGGCATGGTGAGGGCGATACGATGCGGGCTGGACGAGGCTGGATACAAGGACGTGGCCATCATGTCGTATGCAGCCAAGTACGCCTCCTCGATGTACTCTCCGTTCAGGGATGCCGCAGACTCCGCATACGCCTTTGGGGACAGGCGCTCCTATCAGATGGATGTGAGGAACTCGGACGAGGCACTGCGAGAGGTGGAGCTGGACATCGCGGAGGGCGCTGACATCGTGATGGTGAAGCCAGCGCTTGGATATCTCGACATCGTGCGAAGGGTCAAGGAGCGCTTTTCTGTACCCACCGCCGCGTACAGCGTGAGCGGTGAGTACTCGATGGTCAGGGCTGCCTCCCTCAGAGGATGGATAGACGAGAAAGAGGTGGTGGACGAGCTGCTGCACTGCATCCGCAGGGCTGGAGCCGACATAATAATCACATACTTTGCCAAGGAGTGGGCAGAAGCATGGACGAGCACGTGA
- a CDS encoding methanogenesis marker 8 protein codes for MDEHVMEALGKAKVVIRDGRVVEVGEPLIEYCPLFHAARGIERLTKEAIRENIAFRIRDVGMFTPRRSFEPEKFVDFGVSEILMSALARGLLDAAVTVCDGAGTVISDDAELVQAIGARISGLVSTSPIASTIEHIKGAGGHVLDEQHATIDQVRGLERAMELGYRRIGITVSTVEDARACRRLARDGMSVALFGVHLTGLTQAEAREMAELVDVMTACASRHVREQAGERALLQAGASVPMFALTQLGKELMLERMKDVPSPLFVRRTKLPHTEQGRSPSPLV; via the coding sequence ATGGACGAGCACGTGATGGAAGCACTTGGAAAGGCGAAAGTGGTGATAAGGGATGGCAGGGTCGTTGAGGTGGGAGAGCCCCTCATCGAGTACTGCCCCCTCTTCCATGCGGCCCGTGGCATAGAGCGCCTGACTAAGGAGGCAATAAGGGAGAACATCGCGTTTCGCATAAGGGACGTGGGGATGTTCACCCCAAGGCGCAGCTTTGAGCCCGAGAAGTTCGTGGACTTTGGGGTGTCCGAGATACTGATGAGCGCGCTCGCACGAGGGCTGCTCGATGCCGCCGTCACGGTATGTGACGGTGCAGGAACGGTAATCAGCGACGACGCCGAGCTCGTGCAGGCGATTGGCGCAAGGATATCGGGGCTGGTGAGCACATCACCCATTGCGAGCACCATAGAGCACATCAAAGGGGCTGGGGGGCACGTGCTCGACGAGCAGCACGCCACGATAGACCAGGTGCGGGGGCTTGAAAGGGCGATGGAGCTCGGATACCGCAGGATTGGAATAACGGTGTCCACCGTAGAGGACGCCCGTGCATGCAGGCGCTTGGCGCGCGATGGCATGAGCGTGGCGCTGTTCGGGGTGCACCTCACTGGACTCACCCAGGCCGAGGCAAGGGAGATGGCTGAGCTGGTGGATGTGATGACTGCGTGCGCCTCGAGGCACGTGCGAGAGCAGGCTGGAGAGAGGGCACTGCTTCAGGCTGGAGCCAGCGTTCCCATGTTTGCCCTAACGCAGCTCGGAAAGGAGCTCATGCTGGAGAGGATGAAGGACGTACCCTCCCCTCTATTCGTAAGAAGGACAAAACTGCCCCACACCGAGCAGGGCAGAAGTCCAAGCCCCCTCGTGTGA
- a CDS encoding CDP-alcohol phosphatidyltransferase family protein, with amino-acid sequence MTLDSFARRRVGSLLTWAATHMAGGRISPNALTWLSLVLSALCALALYLSRDSVPMLLLALVLLVAAGLADALDGAAARMLHREGRRGDFLDHVIDRYSDVLILCGAIFGGYVPMWLGVVALTGVLLTSYMGVQAQAVRLERVYGGLMGRADRLVVLILAISLNVIYPHELLGLLPLGWGLAVVGVLSHITAVQRFYCTLRRLEE; translated from the coding sequence ATGACGCTCGACTCGTTCGCAAGGCGCAGGGTGGGCTCACTGCTCACATGGGCAGCCACCCACATGGCAGGGGGGCGCATAAGCCCCAACGCGCTCACGTGGCTCTCGCTGGTGCTCTCGGCGCTGTGCGCCCTTGCTCTGTATCTCTCCAGAGATTCTGTCCCCATGCTCCTTCTGGCACTGGTGCTCCTCGTGGCTGCGGGACTTGCGGACGCCCTCGATGGGGCAGCTGCTCGCATGCTGCATCGGGAGGGTAGAAGGGGGGACTTTCTCGACCACGTGATAGACCGTTACTCCGATGTGCTCATCCTGTGCGGCGCAATATTCGGAGGATATGTGCCCATGTGGCTCGGCGTCGTGGCGCTCACTGGTGTGTTGCTCACGAGCTACATGGGTGTCCAGGCGCAGGCCGTGAGGCTCGAGAGGGTGTATGGCGGGCTCATGGGAAGGGCGGACAGGCTTGTGGTGCTCATCCTCGCAATATCTTTGAACGTGATATATCCACATGAGCTGCTGGGACTATTGCCCCTTGGATGGGGGCTTGCAGTCGTCGGTGTGCTAAGCCACATCACAGCTGTGCAGAGGTTCTACTGCACGCTGAGGAGGCTCGAGGAGTAG
- a CDS encoding DUF2073 domain-containing protein encodes MNGVEMDLVSEEMLSSLTSMEKIRYILDNVRQGKILVLERGLTPEEQSKLIEMTMSEINLDDFIGIEIESYPAKEESSLLRRLLKKPSLQTRLTMIGPARHLKTLKKDREVISALVSMR; translated from the coding sequence ATGAATGGCGTTGAGATGGACTTAGTGTCCGAAGAGATGCTCTCATCCCTGACATCGATGGAGAAGATCCGCTACATCCTCGACAACGTGCGGCAGGGAAAAATACTCGTGCTCGAAAGGGGGCTCACGCCAGAGGAGCAGAGCAAGCTCATAGAGATGACGATGAGCGAGATTAACCTCGACGACTTCATAGGCATAGAGATAGAGAGCTACCCAGCGAAGGAGGAGAGCTCGCTGCTCAGAAGGCTGCTGAAGAAACCCAGCCTCCAGACGAGACTCACCATGATAGGGCCCGCAAGGCACCTCAAGACCCTGAAGAAAGACAGAGAGGTCATCTCTGCTCTCGTGTCCATGAGATGA